In one window of Skermanella rosea DNA:
- a CDS encoding HIT domain-containing protein encodes MFKLHDRLAADTVLVHPLTLCQLLCMNNRVWPWLILVPARPDVTELHHLPAGDRAVLMEEIAQASALLDGMFRPDKLNVAAIGNVVPQLHVHVVARRRDDPAWPNPVWGSGIAEPYAPADLDALVLRLRDSLRT; translated from the coding sequence ATGTTCAAGCTCCACGACAGGCTGGCCGCCGACACCGTGCTGGTGCATCCGCTGACCCTGTGCCAGCTGCTCTGCATGAACAACCGGGTCTGGCCCTGGCTGATCCTGGTGCCGGCGCGACCCGACGTGACGGAGCTGCACCACCTGCCGGCCGGCGACCGCGCCGTCCTGATGGAGGAGATCGCCCAGGCGTCGGCGCTGCTCGACGGGATGTTCCGGCCGGACAAGCTGAACGTCGCCGCGATCGGCAACGTCGTGCCGCAGCTCCATGTCCATGTGGTGGCGCGGCGCCGCGACGACCCGGCTTGGCCGAACCCGGTCTGGGGCAGCGGCATCGCCGAACCCTACGCGCCGGCCGACCTGGACGCGCTGGTGCTGCGCCTGCGCGACTCGCTGAGGACCTGA
- a CDS encoding NAD(P)/FAD-dependent oxidoreductase → MTAAKEAADLPTAARSGRHEDHRAGRPHVVIIGAGFAGLAAANELGGKEVDVTLIDRRNYHLFVPLLYQVASAALSPADIAEPIRRIVSHHANIEVMLGEVVGIDKESKTVALADGSAVPYDRLIVATGSTHSYFGHDEWEKHATGLKTIEDARQIRGRVLMSFEQAEICPDPARQQSLMTTVIVGAGPTGVEMAGAIAELSRHTLARDFRNINPETARVILVEAGPRVLPAFPPELSEYAHRALTELGVTVMVDTPVEDVTAEGVTVGGRVVPAGTIVWGAGVRASPAGTWLGVETDKAGRVKVGDDLAVPGHADIFVLGDTALAMHDDGQPLPGLAQVAKQQGEHVGGHLYAHLTRGAPMPPFRFKNRGNLATIGRNSAVADFGKTKLKGFVAWLLWGVVHVYLLIGFRNRLLVTMQWLVAYVTYQRGARLITGERKARVRENRRQTSAAE, encoded by the coding sequence ATGACTGCCGCCAAGGAAGCCGCAGACCTGCCGACCGCCGCCCGCTCCGGCCGGCATGAGGACCATCGGGCGGGACGCCCGCACGTGGTCATCATCGGCGCGGGCTTCGCAGGACTGGCCGCCGCCAACGAGCTGGGCGGGAAGGAGGTCGACGTCACCCTGATCGACCGGCGCAATTACCACCTGTTCGTTCCGCTGCTCTACCAGGTCGCCAGCGCCGCCCTGTCCCCGGCGGACATCGCCGAGCCGATCCGCCGGATCGTCAGCCACCATGCCAATATCGAGGTGATGCTGGGCGAGGTCGTCGGGATCGACAAGGAGTCGAAGACGGTGGCCCTGGCCGACGGCTCCGCCGTTCCCTACGACCGGCTGATCGTGGCGACCGGATCGACCCACAGCTACTTCGGCCATGACGAGTGGGAAAAGCACGCCACCGGCCTCAAGACGATCGAGGACGCCCGGCAGATCCGCGGCCGGGTGCTGATGTCGTTCGAGCAGGCGGAGATCTGCCCCGATCCGGCCAGGCAGCAGAGCCTGATGACCACCGTGATCGTCGGCGCCGGCCCGACCGGGGTCGAGATGGCCGGCGCGATCGCCGAGCTGTCGCGCCACACGCTGGCCCGCGACTTCCGCAACATCAACCCCGAGACGGCGCGCGTGATCCTGGTCGAGGCCGGTCCCCGCGTGCTGCCGGCGTTCCCGCCCGAGCTGTCCGAATACGCCCACCGGGCGCTGACGGAACTGGGCGTCACCGTGATGGTGGATACGCCGGTCGAGGACGTGACCGCGGAGGGAGTCACCGTCGGGGGAAGGGTCGTGCCGGCCGGGACCATCGTCTGGGGCGCCGGCGTCAGGGCATCGCCCGCCGGGACGTGGCTGGGGGTCGAGACCGACAAGGCCGGCCGGGTCAAGGTGGGGGACGACCTCGCCGTTCCCGGGCATGCCGACATCTTCGTGCTGGGCGACACCGCCCTGGCGATGCACGACGACGGCCAGCCGCTGCCGGGATTGGCGCAGGTCGCCAAGCAGCAGGGCGAGCATGTCGGCGGGCACCTGTACGCCCATCTGACCCGGGGCGCGCCGATGCCGCCCTTCCGGTTCAAGAACCGGGGCAACCTGGCGACCATCGGCCGCAATTCGGCGGTCGCCGACTTCGGCAAGACGAAGCTGAAGGGCTTCGTCGCCTGGCTGCTGTGGGGGGTCGTCCACGTCTATCTGCTGATCGGCTTCCGCAACCGGCTGCTCGTCACGATGCAGTGGCTGGTCGCCTACGTCACTTATCAGCGGGGCGCCCGGCTGATCACCGGGGAACGCAAGGCCCGGGTACGGGAAAACCGCCGGCAGACGAGCGCGGCGGAGTGA
- a CDS encoding DUF1190 domain-containing protein, whose protein sequence is MKRSRRIKLTMLGASAIVLTACEERIETQVYETVEQCLANVEEHPDDCRRDFESARALHAETAPRYTSRADCEAEFGDGRCEAGPAGQQAEAGQGGSFFMPVMMGYMLGNALGRTGVAAQPLYRPLVNGTPGSFRTPGNVDVGSSVGRTSVRPSAVNAPVANAGQAISRGGFGARGAATGTGG, encoded by the coding sequence ATGAAGAGATCGCGAAGAATAAAGCTTACGATGCTCGGCGCCTCGGCCATCGTGCTGACCGCCTGCGAAGAACGCATCGAAACGCAGGTATACGAGACGGTCGAGCAATGTCTGGCGAACGTCGAGGAACATCCGGACGACTGTCGCCGCGACTTCGAAAGCGCAAGGGCGCTCCACGCCGAAACTGCGCCGCGCTACACGTCGCGGGCCGACTGCGAGGCCGAGTTCGGCGACGGCCGGTGCGAGGCGGGTCCCGCCGGCCAGCAGGCCGAGGCCGGCCAGGGCGGATCCTTCTTCATGCCGGTCATGATGGGCTACATGCTGGGCAACGCCCTGGGCCGGACCGGCGTGGCGGCCCAGCCCCTCTACCGCCCGCTGGTCAACGGGACGCCGGGATCGTTCCGGACGCCGGGCAACGTCGATGTCGGGTCCTCCGTGGGGCGGACCAGCGTCCGGCCGTCGGCGGTCAATGCTCCCGTCGCGAACGCCGGGCAGGCGATCAGCCGCGGCGGCTTCGGCGCGCGGGGTGCCGCCACGGGTACGGGCGGCTGA
- a CDS encoding glutathionylspermidine synthase family protein has translation MDRIGLAPRPDWRDTAAEAGFTFHSENGPYWDETAAYRFTLAQVEEIEEATEALEALCYQVVDRAVGDPAVLDRLAIPRGFHDLVRRSWTDRERNLYGRFDFSYDGGSPPKLLEYNADTPTSLYEAAVFQWVWLEQMIGRGALPRGSDQFNSLHERLVEAWRGVGVAGSRLHLAGVMDAEEDRVTVAYLADCAQQAGFATEMMDVAEIGVTATGDFVDLRDRPITTLFKLYPWEFMVREQYGTSLLRRTTRIIEPAWKMILSNKGLLALLWEMFPGHPNLLPSFFDGSGHGLTQPYVRKPLLSREGANVEIVGLLGAEGGPYGAEGYVVQQYAPLPRFDGNYPVVGSWVVAGQPAGMGIREDTSPVTRNTSRFVPHFIQG, from the coding sequence GTGGACCGGATCGGCCTCGCGCCCCGGCCCGACTGGCGGGACACGGCCGCCGAGGCGGGCTTCACCTTCCACTCCGAGAACGGTCCCTACTGGGACGAGACCGCGGCCTACCGCTTCACCCTGGCCCAGGTCGAGGAAATCGAGGAAGCCACCGAAGCGCTGGAGGCCCTGTGCTACCAGGTGGTCGACCGCGCCGTCGGTGACCCCGCCGTCCTGGACCGCCTTGCCATACCGCGCGGGTTCCACGACCTGGTCCGGCGGAGCTGGACCGACCGGGAGCGCAACCTCTACGGCCGGTTCGACTTCAGCTACGACGGCGGGAGCCCGCCGAAGCTGCTCGAATACAATGCCGACACGCCGACCTCGCTCTACGAGGCCGCCGTCTTCCAGTGGGTGTGGCTGGAGCAGATGATCGGCCGCGGCGCCCTGCCCAGGGGCTCGGACCAGTTCAACTCCCTCCACGAGCGGCTCGTGGAAGCCTGGCGGGGCGTGGGCGTGGCCGGCAGCCGCCTGCACCTCGCCGGCGTGATGGACGCCGAGGAGGACCGGGTCACCGTGGCTTACCTCGCCGACTGCGCGCAGCAGGCCGGCTTCGCCACGGAGATGATGGACGTCGCGGAGATCGGGGTGACCGCCACGGGGGATTTCGTCGACCTGCGGGACCGTCCGATCACGACGCTGTTCAAGCTCTATCCCTGGGAGTTCATGGTCCGGGAACAGTACGGCACCAGCCTGCTCCGGAGGACCACCCGGATCATCGAGCCGGCCTGGAAGATGATCCTCTCCAACAAGGGCCTGCTGGCGCTGCTGTGGGAGATGTTCCCCGGCCATCCCAACCTGCTTCCCTCCTTCTTCGACGGGAGCGGACACGGCCTGACGCAGCCATACGTCCGCAAGCCGCTGCTGTCCCGCGAGGGCGCCAACGTGGAGATCGTCGGCCTGCTCGGCGCCGAGGGCGGACCCTACGGCGCCGAGGGTTACGTGGTCCAGCAATACGCCCCGCTGCCCCGCTTCGACGGGAACTATCCCGTGGTCGGATCCTGGGTGGTCGCCGGCCAGCCCGCCGGCATGGGCATCCGGGAGGACACCTCCCCGGTGACCCGCAACACCAGCCGCTTCGTCCCGCACT